A single Leclercia sp. AS011 DNA region contains:
- a CDS encoding ribosomal protein uL16 3-hydroxylase, producing the protein MAYQLNLNWPEFLEKYWQKKPVVLKNALPNFIDPISPDELAGLAMEPEVDSRLVSHKEGKWQASNGPFEHFDGLGETGWSLLAQAVNHWHAPAAELVRPFRVLPDWRLDDLMISFSVPGGGVGPHIDQYDVFIIQGMGSRRWRVGDKLPMRQFCPHPALLHVDPFEPIIDEDLAPGDILYIPPGFPHDGFTHETALNYSVGFRGPNGRDLISSFADYALENDLGGEHYSDPDLTCREHPGRVEEYELERLRKMMIEMISQPEDFKQWFGSFISTPRHELDIAPAEPEYTPEEVRDALLGGETLTRLSGLRVLNIGGSFFINSEQLETVDATAADALCRYTELGQAELGAALNNPAFVDELTGLINQGYWFFDE; encoded by the coding sequence ATGGCGTATCAACTCAACCTGAACTGGCCGGAATTTTTAGAAAAATACTGGCAAAAGAAACCTGTCGTTTTAAAGAACGCCCTGCCCAATTTTATCGATCCTATCAGCCCGGATGAGCTGGCGGGGCTGGCGATGGAGCCAGAAGTGGACAGCCGCCTGGTCAGCCATAAAGAGGGTAAATGGCAGGCCAGCAACGGTCCGTTCGAGCACTTCGATGGCTTAGGCGAAACCGGCTGGTCGCTGCTGGCGCAGGCGGTCAACCACTGGCACGCACCGGCTGCCGAGCTGGTTCGCCCGTTCCGCGTGCTGCCGGACTGGCGTCTGGACGATCTGATGATCTCCTTCTCCGTCCCGGGCGGCGGCGTGGGTCCGCATATCGACCAGTACGATGTATTTATCATTCAGGGGATGGGCAGCCGTCGCTGGCGTGTGGGGGACAAGCTGCCAATGCGTCAGTTCTGTCCGCATCCGGCGCTGCTGCATGTCGATCCTTTTGAGCCGATCATCGACGAAGATCTGGCCCCGGGGGATATCCTCTATATTCCGCCTGGATTCCCGCACGACGGCTTCACCCACGAGACGGCGCTTAACTACTCGGTGGGCTTCCGCGGCCCGAACGGTCGGGATCTGATCAGCAGCTTCGCCGATTACGCGCTGGAAAACGATCTGGGTGGGGAGCACTACAGCGATCCGGATCTGACCTGCCGCGAGCACCCGGGTCGGGTAGAGGAGTATGAACTCGAGCGCCTGCGCAAGATGATGATCGAGATGATCAGCCAGCCGGAGGACTTTAAGCAGTGGTTTGGCAGCTTTATCTCCACGCCGCGTCACGAGCTGGATATCGCCCCTGCCGAGCCGGAGTACACGCCGGAAGAGGTGCGCGACGCGCTGCTGGGTGGCGAAACCCTCACTCGCCTGAGCGGGCTGCGGGTGCTGAACATCGGCGGTAGCTTCTTTATCAACAGCGAGCAGCTGGAAACGGTCGACGCGACGGCGGCGGATGCGCTGTGCCGCTACACCGAGCTGGGCCAGGCCGAGCTGGGCGCGGCGCTGAATAACCCGGCGTTTGTGGACGAGCTGACCGGGCTGATTAACCAGGGCTACTGGTTCTTCGACGAGTGA
- a CDS encoding DUF2171 domain-containing protein produces the protein MVNKSEIKEHAPVVASCGHHVGTIDHLDGERIKLAKNDSESGGKHHYIPLGWVDKIDGNNVVLNKNHEDVFASWQEA, from the coding sequence ATGGTAAACAAGAGTGAAATCAAGGAACATGCTCCGGTTGTTGCAAGCTGCGGTCACCACGTTGGTACCATTGACCATCTTGACGGCGAACGTATTAAGCTGGCAAAAAACGATTCTGAATCCGGCGGTAAACACCATTATATTCCGCTGGGATGGGTCGATAAAATCGACGGGAATAATGTGGTGCTGAATAAAAATCACGAAGACGTTTTCGCCAGCTGGCAAGAAGCCTGA
- a CDS encoding helix-turn-helix domain-containing protein, which yields MSNSTLTHPTAATKKTFSVADFKVFGERYGIDYRFPLLTDGCASTSPVLHGDVEEMILPSGIALTHSDVRVLQPYETTSRHSSPLYVLVVLEGCVTLTLSGEVYVVRPGMAFSARLSEQQAMSARHDADIALKTLSFGVYPDDARRESLLASLLAQWEKLNAPTFVWQVPDFVLAGIQHARQRERSSLSRQLLLEGVMYQLLGHGLHLREQQGTTLPGPSGGEHARLEQIRHLLEQAPEQDYTLAQLAARAAMSPSSLRSKFRQAYGCTVFDYLRDCRLALARRYLLEGHSVQQAAWMSGYQHATNFATAFRRRYGVCPGAIRSSR from the coding sequence ATGTCCAACTCAACGCTCACTCATCCGACCGCTGCAACGAAAAAAACCTTTTCCGTGGCAGACTTTAAGGTATTTGGCGAGCGCTACGGTATCGACTACCGTTTCCCTCTGCTGACGGATGGCTGTGCCAGCACCAGCCCCGTGTTGCACGGCGATGTCGAAGAGATGATCCTGCCGTCCGGTATCGCCTTAACCCACTCCGACGTGCGCGTTCTGCAACCCTATGAAACCACCTCCCGCCACAGCAGCCCGCTGTATGTGCTGGTGGTGCTCGAAGGCTGCGTGACCCTGACCCTCAGCGGTGAAGTTTACGTGGTGCGGCCCGGCATGGCGTTCAGCGCCAGGCTGAGCGAACAGCAGGCGATGTCTGCCCGTCATGATGCCGATATCGCCCTGAAAACCCTCTCTTTTGGCGTCTACCCTGACGATGCCCGTCGGGAAAGCCTGCTCGCCTCTCTGCTGGCGCAGTGGGAGAAGCTCAACGCCCCCACCTTTGTCTGGCAGGTGCCGGATTTTGTGCTGGCTGGCATTCAGCATGCCCGGCAGCGCGAGCGCAGCAGCCTGTCGCGCCAGCTGTTGCTGGAGGGGGTGATGTACCAGCTGCTGGGCCACGGCCTGCACCTGCGGGAACAGCAGGGCACGACGCTGCCCGGCCCGTCCGGAGGGGAGCACGCCCGACTGGAGCAGATCCGTCACCTGCTGGAACAGGCCCCGGAGCAGGATTACACCCTCGCCCAGCTGGCGGCCCGGGCGGCGATGAGCCCCAGCAGCCTGCGGAGCAAGTTCCGCCAGGCCTACGGCTGCACGGTATTTGACTACCTGCGCGACTGCCGCCTCGCCCTGGCACGCCGCTACCTGCTGGAAGGCCACAGCGTCCAGCAGGCAGCGTGGATGTCGGGTTATCAGCACGCCACCAACTTTGCCACCGCCTTTCGTCGTCGCTACGGCGTCTGTCCCGGCGCGATACGCAGCAGCCGTTAA
- a CDS encoding DUF2767 domain-containing protein: MVEANRTEISLALGEAVLEVVQKGQEVSRENLARAMKTKAEREKDDDRLLDYWKACHILAA; the protein is encoded by the coding sequence ATGGTAGAAGCCAATCGTACCGAAATATCCCTGGCTCTTGGTGAAGCGGTTTTAGAAGTGGTACAAAAAGGCCAGGAGGTGTCGAGAGAAAATCTTGCCCGGGCCATGAAAACGAAAGCGGAGCGAGAGAAAGATGACGATCGTCTTCTGGATTACTGGAAAGCCTGTCACATCCTCGCGGCATAA
- a CDS encoding N-acetylmuramidase family protein: MPLQFMMDGEVVAWRLNRDYMKIDCRQERPLRESGTFVLVRSVYKPDEQDESSWLTLYQLYMHMAPLSEYPQRPLYRVTQKGHGVRIRRHSRHDHSREIVPDVLANKQGYARTLKQGEILAVLQQKSFLLERQPEPFALVQRFEAGKPSGTLFWVSMRPEYLEPDGECYICLPDWMHNALNHGVFDDVVVPPVPLKVTVKAGEPVGFLAAEDLADEDNYPQVITTEYKTHIELLSLDEHIPDFVANVKGIKTGKQYIKLKLKRPLYLRNGEGEDSTFEQMSAITRVDAGRIIARDATYPFTDKTGVTYFRIRPYSWMHQDDVEQLSQHDLAALNFHCIEAEPTTDFIRTLDESWLIEALKSINSHFDGEKGPQSSQAKMFYDSLIRSAENRGSSGSYTDNLQDAQLFGALHTNQMNIPEYARRLIVKHASYWHSTRDDARWSSVFKDSEESPIVKMVNGGFLDATHWMDKVPLFASQPSVWHFHPLEFLEILKNADFPKTPINGELTSIEFINFYNGDKIEESDYEEAAKKLNCEVAAIKAVAKTETGSYGSYFKFQENDDYVPAILFERHHFHKYTGGKYDQYEDISNAVAGGYGETSIQYRKLVKAYTLNKKAALKSASWGKFQILASNYAAAGYASPEEFVLALSQSEKNQLKAFVQFIEADSILLRSIRNKDWLSFAKKYNGPRQKGYDLKMEENYNASL; the protein is encoded by the coding sequence GTGCCGCTCCAGTTTATGATGGACGGCGAGGTGGTGGCGTGGCGGCTTAACCGAGATTACATGAAGATTGACTGTCGTCAGGAAAGACCGTTGCGCGAGTCCGGGACCTTTGTGCTGGTCAGGTCAGTTTACAAGCCAGATGAGCAGGATGAATCCTCCTGGCTGACACTGTACCAGCTGTACATGCATATGGCCCCCCTTTCAGAATACCCGCAACGCCCGTTATACCGGGTCACGCAGAAAGGACACGGTGTGCGGATTCGTCGCCATTCTCGCCATGATCATAGTCGCGAGATTGTCCCGGACGTACTAGCAAATAAACAGGGTTATGCCAGAACACTGAAGCAGGGTGAAATACTGGCGGTACTGCAGCAAAAATCGTTTCTGCTGGAACGTCAGCCTGAGCCGTTTGCACTGGTGCAGCGCTTTGAAGCTGGAAAACCTTCGGGAACACTTTTCTGGGTCTCGATGCGCCCGGAATATCTGGAGCCTGACGGGGAATGTTACATATGTCTGCCTGACTGGATGCACAATGCCCTGAATCACGGTGTGTTTGATGATGTGGTGGTGCCGCCTGTTCCGCTGAAAGTGACGGTGAAGGCAGGCGAACCGGTCGGATTTCTCGCTGCTGAGGATCTGGCAGATGAAGATAATTACCCGCAAGTTATTACCACGGAATACAAAACTCATATCGAGTTACTGAGTCTTGATGAGCATATCCCTGATTTCGTGGCCAACGTGAAAGGCATCAAAACGGGCAAACAGTACATTAAGTTGAAGCTGAAACGGCCGCTGTACCTGCGAAATGGTGAGGGTGAAGACAGCACCTTTGAACAGATGAGCGCCATTACTCGTGTTGATGCCGGAAGAATCATCGCACGCGATGCCACATATCCGTTTACGGATAAAACCGGGGTAACATATTTTCGAATCCGCCCGTACAGCTGGATGCATCAGGACGATGTGGAGCAACTTAGTCAGCATGATTTAGCGGCCTTAAACTTTCATTGTATTGAAGCGGAGCCCACAACCGATTTTATCCGCACTCTGGACGAAAGCTGGTTAATCGAGGCTTTGAAAAGCATCAACTCTCACTTTGATGGGGAAAAAGGGCCGCAGAGCTCACAAGCGAAAATGTTTTATGACAGCCTGATCCGCAGTGCTGAAAATCGGGGTTCGAGTGGAAGTTATACGGATAATTTACAGGATGCGCAGCTGTTTGGCGCATTGCATACCAACCAGATGAACATTCCGGAATATGCGCGGCGTCTGATAGTGAAGCACGCCAGCTATTGGCACAGTACTCGCGATGATGCACGCTGGTCATCGGTCTTCAAGGACAGCGAAGAAAGTCCAATTGTTAAGATGGTCAACGGGGGATTTCTGGACGCTACGCACTGGATGGATAAAGTGCCGCTATTTGCCAGTCAGCCATCAGTATGGCATTTTCATCCGCTAGAGTTTCTGGAAATCTTAAAAAATGCAGACTTTCCTAAAACTCCAATCAATGGAGAGTTAACTTCTATTGAGTTTATTAATTTTTATAATGGAGACAAAATTGAAGAGTCTGATTATGAAGAGGCAGCAAAAAAGCTAAATTGTGAAGTTGCAGCAATTAAGGCTGTAGCTAAAACTGAAACTGGCTCATATGGCTCCTATTTTAAATTCCAAGAAAATGATGATTATGTACCTGCAATATTATTTGAAAGACATCATTTTCATAAATATACGGGTGGGAAATACGACCAATATGAAGATATATCAAACGCGGTTGCGGGTGGATATGGAGAAACATCAATACAATATAGAAAGTTAGTCAAGGCGTATACACTCAATAAAAAAGCAGCCTTAAAATCAGCATCCTGGGGTAAATTCCAGATTCTTGCATCAAACTATGCAGCTGCTGGTTATGCGAGTCCGGAGGAATTCGTCCTGGCCTTAAGTCAATCTGAGAAAAATCAGCTAAAAGCATTTGTTCAATTTATTGAGGCTGATAGTATTCTGCTGCGATCGATTCGAAACAAGGACTGGCTTTCATTCGCCAAAAAGTATAATGGTCCGAGGCAGAAGGGATATGATTTAAAGATGGAGGAAAACTACAATGCGTCATTATAA
- a CDS encoding SH3 domain-containing protein, whose protein sequence is MSPFIELPVSAEVKTLMGVFTRKESPSVFAPVARELPAGSRIRVQATVVGDAVQGNPHWYRIDDETFIWSGACSHIVPCPEFPPCTRVNWTAVVFEVR, encoded by the coding sequence ATGAGCCCGTTCATCGAACTTCCTGTTTCCGCCGAGGTGAAGACCCTGATGGGCGTCTTTACGCGCAAAGAGAGTCCGTCCGTGTTTGCGCCTGTGGCCCGCGAACTGCCGGCAGGAAGCCGTATCCGCGTGCAGGCGACGGTGGTGGGCGATGCGGTGCAGGGCAATCCGCACTGGTACCGGATTGATGACGAGACCTTTATCTGGTCGGGAGCCTGTAGCCATATCGTCCCCTGCCCTGAATTTCCGCCCTGCACCCGCGTTAACTGGACGGCGGTGGTGTTTGAGGTGCGTTAG